The following are encoded together in the Streptomyces sp. NBC_00358 genome:
- a CDS encoding response regulator transcription factor has protein sequence MAIRVMLVDDQVLLRTGFRMVLAAQPDMEVVAEAGDGVEALEVLRATEVDVVLMDVRMPKLDGVETTRRICSDPNPPKVLILTTFDLDEYAFSGLKAGASGFMLKDVPPGELLAAIRSVHSGDAVVAPSTTRRLLDRFAPLLPNAGKEPQHKGLERLTEREREVMILVAQGLSNGEIAARLVLSEATVKTHVGRILTKLGLRDRVQVVVLAYETGIVRAGGLG, from the coding sequence ATGGCGATCCGCGTGATGCTCGTCGACGACCAGGTGCTGCTGCGCACCGGCTTCCGGATGGTGCTCGCCGCCCAGCCGGACATGGAGGTCGTGGCCGAGGCGGGCGACGGCGTCGAGGCCCTGGAGGTGCTGCGCGCCACCGAGGTGGACGTGGTCCTGATGGACGTGCGCATGCCGAAGCTGGACGGTGTGGAGACCACCCGCCGCATCTGCTCGGACCCGAACCCGCCGAAGGTGCTGATCCTCACCACCTTCGACCTCGACGAGTACGCCTTCTCCGGGCTGAAGGCGGGCGCGTCCGGCTTCATGCTCAAGGACGTGCCCCCGGGTGAACTGCTCGCCGCCATCCGATCCGTGCACAGCGGTGACGCCGTGGTCGCGCCGTCCACCACCCGGCGTCTGCTCGACCGGTTCGCGCCGCTGCTGCCGAACGCCGGCAAGGAGCCGCAGCACAAGGGCCTGGAGCGGCTCACCGAGCGTGAGCGCGAGGTCATGATCCTCGTCGCGCAGGGCCTGTCCAACGGGGAGATCGCGGCCCGCCTCGTCCTCTCGGAGGCCACCGTGAAGACCCACGTCGGACGGATTCTCACCAAGCTGGGGCTGCGCGACCGGGTCCAGGTGGTCGTGCTCGCCTACGAGACGGGAATCGTCCGGGCGGGCGGCCTGGGCTGA
- a CDS encoding sensor histidine kinase codes for MQRLYDFLRRHPTWVDSFWAVALLGISGVSISNVNGAADQRGSVAAALPIAVIMSLVVALRRRMPEKMLILAVAAGLAQLVLDVPSAPEDFAMLVIIYTVAADGARWASRFALVGGLCAGTLSQMRWPTHETGGLGGVLIAIFQTVPFALAWVLGDSIRTRRAYLAQLEERAARLEKEREAQAKVAVAAERARIARELHDVVAHNVSVMVVQADGAAYVMDTAPDQARKALETISGTGRQALAEMRRLLGVLRTGEHQEVGEYVPQPDVEQLDDLIEQCRTSGLPVDFKVEGTARPLPSGVELTAYRIVQEALTNTRKHGGPNTGASVRLVYFDDGLGLLVEDDGKGAPHELYEEGGADGQGHGLIGMRERVGMVGGTLDAGPRPGGGFRISALLPLKAAH; via the coding sequence GTGCAGCGCCTCTATGACTTTCTCCGCAGGCACCCGACATGGGTCGACAGCTTCTGGGCCGTCGCCCTGCTCGGGATCTCCGGCGTGAGCATCAGCAATGTCAACGGCGCCGCGGACCAGCGAGGGTCGGTCGCCGCGGCGCTCCCGATCGCCGTCATCATGAGCCTGGTCGTCGCGCTGCGCCGCCGTATGCCCGAGAAGATGCTGATCCTGGCCGTGGCGGCAGGCCTCGCACAGCTCGTCCTGGACGTCCCGTCGGCGCCCGAGGACTTCGCGATGCTGGTGATCATCTACACGGTCGCGGCGGACGGCGCCCGCTGGGCCTCCCGGTTCGCGCTGGTCGGCGGGCTGTGCGCGGGCACGCTCTCGCAGATGCGCTGGCCCACGCACGAGACGGGCGGTCTCGGCGGCGTCCTCATAGCGATATTCCAGACCGTCCCGTTCGCGCTCGCCTGGGTCCTCGGCGACTCGATCCGCACCCGCCGCGCCTATCTGGCGCAACTGGAGGAGCGCGCCGCCCGCCTGGAGAAGGAGCGCGAGGCGCAGGCCAAGGTGGCGGTCGCCGCCGAGCGCGCCCGGATCGCGCGCGAGCTGCACGACGTCGTCGCGCACAACGTCTCCGTGATGGTGGTCCAGGCCGACGGCGCCGCGTACGTCATGGACACCGCCCCGGACCAGGCCAGGAAGGCGCTGGAGACCATCTCGGGGACCGGCCGGCAGGCCCTCGCCGAGATGCGCCGGCTGCTCGGCGTCCTGCGCACCGGTGAGCACCAGGAGGTCGGCGAGTACGTGCCGCAGCCCGACGTCGAGCAGCTCGACGACCTCATCGAGCAGTGCCGCACCTCCGGCCTGCCGGTCGACTTCAAGGTGGAGGGCACCGCGCGCCCGCTGCCCAGCGGCGTCGAGCTCACGGCGTACCGCATCGTCCAGGAGGCGCTCACCAACACCCGCAAGCACGGAGGCCCGAACACGGGTGCGAGCGTCCGGCTGGTCTACTTCGACGACGGCCTCGGCCTGCTCGTCGAGGACGACGGCAAGGGCGCGCCCCACGAGCTGTACGAGGAGGGCGGCGCCGACGGGCAGGGCCACGGCCTGATCGGCATGCGGGAGCGCGTCGGCATGGTCGGCGGCACCCTGGACGCGGGGCCGCGGCCGGGTGGAGGCTTCCGCATCAGCGCCCTGCTGCCGCTCAAAGCGGCCCACTGA
- a CDS encoding SAM-dependent methyltransferase, with protein MERAAAGEWRGWREATEEALYGPSGFYRRPEGPAGHFRTSVHASPLFAGAVARLLCRVDAALGRPDALAFVDMAAGRGELVTGVLAALPADVARRTRGYAVERAERPTGLDDRIVWLGEPPRGITGLLFANEWLDNVPVDVAEVDADGVPRLVLVRGDGTERLGEPVAGAEAEWLRSWWWPPAGPGPDRAPPPAAAASRTSAPGATPDRTPPPGATPDHAPAPGTTPVRTPPHGAPRRHEAPHLQGARAAPEEPSPPAEGARAEIGLPRDLAWASAVSALDRGLAVAVDYAHFAGGRPPFGTLTGFREGRETPPVPDGSCDITAHVALDACTLPGGRVVTQRAALRALGVSGARPPLALASTDPAAYVRALAGAGAAAELTAPGGLGGFGWLLQSVGIPEALLVDVPDDEEQ; from the coding sequence GTGGAACGTGCGGCGGCGGGCGAGTGGCGTGGGTGGCGCGAGGCGACGGAGGAGGCGCTGTACGGCCCTTCGGGCTTCTACCGCAGGCCCGAGGGACCGGCCGGGCACTTCCGGACCTCGGTGCACGCCTCCCCGCTGTTCGCGGGCGCCGTGGCACGGCTGCTGTGCCGGGTCGACGCGGCGCTCGGCCGTCCGGACGCGCTGGCGTTCGTCGACATGGCGGCCGGCCGCGGCGAGCTGGTGACCGGCGTCCTCGCCGCCCTCCCCGCCGATGTGGCCCGTCGCACGCGCGGGTACGCGGTCGAGCGCGCGGAGCGCCCCACCGGCCTCGATGACCGGATCGTCTGGCTCGGCGAGCCCCCGCGGGGGATCACCGGGCTGCTGTTCGCCAACGAGTGGCTGGACAACGTTCCCGTGGACGTCGCCGAGGTCGACGCGGACGGCGTGCCGCGTCTGGTCCTCGTCCGAGGCGACGGAACCGAACGCCTCGGGGAGCCCGTCGCCGGAGCGGAGGCGGAGTGGCTGCGGAGCTGGTGGTGGCCGCCGGCCGGCCCCGGTCCGGACCGGGCACCCCCACCGGCCGCGGCAGCCTCCCGCACGTCCGCTCCGGGCGCGACGCCGGACCGCACACCCCCACCGGGCGCGACGCCGGACCACGCGCCCGCACCGGGTACGACGCCGGTGCGCACACCCCCGCACGGGGCACCGCGGCGACATGAAGCACCGCACCTCCAGGGAGCGCGCGCGGCTCCCGAGGAGCCCTCCCCGCCCGCCGAGGGCGCCCGTGCCGAGATCGGGCTTCCCCGGGACCTCGCCTGGGCCTCAGCGGTGTCCGCGCTCGACCGGGGTCTCGCCGTCGCCGTCGACTACGCGCACTTCGCGGGCGGACGGCCGCCCTTCGGAACGCTCACCGGATTCCGGGAGGGCCGCGAGACGCCGCCGGTGCCGGACGGGTCGTGCGACATCACCGCGCACGTGGCGCTCGACGCGTGCACGCTGCCCGGGGGACGCGTGGTGACCCAGCGAGCGGCACTGCGCGCGCTGGGCGTGAGCGGCGCGCGTCCCCCGCTCGCCCTGGCGTCGACCGACCCGGCGGCCTATGTGCGCGCCCTCGCCGGCGCGGGCGCGGCGGCGGAGCTCACCGCGCCCGGCGGGCTGGGCGGCTTCGGCTGGCTGCTCCAGTCCGTCGGCATCCCGGAGGCGCTACTTGTCGATGTCCCCGACGACGAAGAACAGTGA
- a CDS encoding NADH-quinone oxidoreductase subunit D, producing MTPTTETMVGIGGAAESTDMVLNIGPQHPSTHGVLRLRLVLDGERIQHAEPVIGYMHRGAEKLFEARDYRQIIMLANRHDWLSAFSNELGVVLAVERMLGMEVPPRAVWTRTLLAELNRVLNHLMFLGSYPLELGGITPIFYAFTEREELQHVMEEISGGRMHYMFNRVGGLKEDLPAGWATRARACVAALRSRMGVYDELVLGNEIFRGRTRGVGVLAPEAVHAYGVSGPIARASGVDFDLRRDEPYLAYGELQDTLRVVTRQEGDCLARFECLLEQTHVSLDLADACLDRLAELPPGPINQRLPKVLKAPEGHTYAWTENPLGINGYYLVSKGEKTPYRLKLRSASFNNIQALAELLPGTLVADMVAILGSLFFVVGDIDK from the coding sequence ATGACTCCTACGACGGAGACCATGGTCGGCATCGGCGGCGCTGCCGAGAGCACCGACATGGTGCTCAACATCGGCCCCCAGCACCCCTCGACCCATGGCGTGCTGCGACTGCGGCTCGTGCTCGACGGTGAGCGCATCCAGCACGCGGAGCCGGTGATCGGCTACATGCACCGCGGCGCGGAGAAGCTCTTCGAAGCGCGCGACTACCGCCAGATCATCATGCTCGCCAACCGCCACGACTGGCTGTCCGCGTTCTCGAACGAGCTGGGTGTCGTCCTGGCCGTGGAGCGGATGCTCGGCATGGAGGTCCCCCCGCGCGCGGTGTGGACGCGCACGCTCCTCGCGGAGCTCAACCGTGTCCTCAACCACCTGATGTTCCTCGGCTCCTATCCCCTGGAGCTGGGCGGGATCACCCCGATCTTCTACGCTTTCACGGAGCGCGAGGAACTCCAGCACGTCATGGAGGAGATCTCCGGCGGGCGCATGCACTACATGTTCAACCGCGTCGGGGGCCTCAAGGAGGACCTGCCGGCCGGATGGGCCACACGCGCGCGTGCCTGCGTCGCCGCGCTGCGCTCCCGTATGGGCGTCTACGACGAACTGGTGCTCGGCAACGAGATCTTCCGTGGGCGTACCCGCGGGGTGGGCGTCCTCGCACCGGAGGCCGTGCACGCGTACGGGGTGAGCGGGCCCATCGCGCGCGCCTCCGGCGTCGACTTCGACCTGCGCCGCGACGAGCCCTACCTCGCGTACGGCGAGCTCCAGGACACCCTGAGGGTCGTCACGCGCCAGGAGGGCGACTGTCTGGCCCGCTTCGAATGCCTCCTGGAGCAGACGCACGTCTCCCTGGACCTCGCGGACGCCTGCCTCGACCGGCTCGCCGAGCTGCCGCCCGGCCCGATCAACCAGCGCCTGCCGAAGGTCCTGAAGGCGCCCGAGGGGCACACGTACGCGTGGACCGAGAACCCCCTCGGGATCAACGGCTACTACCTCGTCAGCAAGGGCGAGAAGACCCCGTACCGGCTGAAGCTGCGCTCCGCGTCCTTCAACAACATCCAGGCGCTCGCCGAACTGCTGCCGGGGACGCTGGTCGCGGACATGGTGGCGATCCTCGGGTCACTGTTCTTCGTCGTCGGGGACATCGACAAGTAG
- a CDS encoding PH domain-containing protein, with protein MDTGSAPTDESVMPEPVWTGLPPGLLRMRRLLLVVWLGLLTIAVGLPLALFAGPGWAAFALLPLSMIAWGWRMLGRNWRSWRYAERADDLLISRGVLWREETVVPYGRMQLVEVTSGPLERHFGLAGVQLHTAAAATDARIPGLDPAEAERLRDRLTELGEARSAGL; from the coding sequence ATGGATACGGGGAGCGCGCCGACCGACGAGAGCGTGATGCCGGAGCCGGTCTGGACCGGACTGCCTCCAGGGCTGCTGCGGATGCGACGACTGTTGCTGGTGGTGTGGCTGGGCCTTCTGACGATCGCGGTCGGACTGCCACTCGCCCTGTTCGCCGGTCCGGGCTGGGCGGCCTTCGCCCTGCTGCCGCTCTCCATGATCGCCTGGGGCTGGCGCATGCTCGGCCGCAACTGGCGCTCCTGGCGGTACGCCGAACGCGCGGACGACCTGCTCATCAGCCGCGGGGTGCTGTGGCGTGAGGAGACCGTGGTGCCGTACGGACGCATGCAACTGGTCGAGGTGACCTCCGGGCCCCTCGAACGGCACTTCGGGCTCGCCGGCGTGCAGCTTCACACGGCCGCCGCGGCGACCGACGCGCGCATCCCGGGTCTCGACCCGGCCGAGGCCGAGCGGCTGCGGGACCGGCTGACCGAACTGGGCGAAGCACGATCGGCGGGACTGTGA